A genomic window from Lotus japonicus ecotype B-129 chromosome 1, LjGifu_v1.2 includes:
- the LOC130733689 gene encoding mannose-1-phosphate guanylyltransferase 1: protein MKALILVGGFGTRLRPLTLSFPKPLVDFANKPMILHQIEALKAAGVTEVVLAINYQPEVMLNFLKDFEAKLGIKISCSQETEPLGTAGPLALARDKLIDGSGEPFFVLNSDVISEYPLEEMIEFHKSHGGEASIMVTKVDEPSKYGVVVMEESTGQVEKFVEKPKLFVGNKINAGIYLLNPSVLDRIELRPTSIEKEVFPKIAAEQKLYAMVLPGFWMDIGQPRDYITGLRLYLDSLRKKSSSKLASGSNIVGNVIVDETAKIGEGCLIGPDVAIGPGCIVESGVRLSRCTIMRGVRIKKHACISSSIIGWHSTVGQWARVENMTILGEDVHVCDEIYSNGGVVLPHKEIKSSILKPEIVM, encoded by the exons ATGAAGGCTCTGATTCTTGTTGGGGGGTTCGGAACTAGGTTGAGGCCATTGACACTCAGTTTCCCTAAGCCTCTTGTTGATTTTGCTAACAAGCCTATGATTCTGCACCAG ATAGAGGCTCTTAAGGCCGCTGGAGTTACTGAAGTGGTACTAGCCATCAATTACCAACCAGAG GTTATGTTAAACTTCTTGAAGGACTTTGAAGCAAAGCTCGGCATCAAGATCTCATGTTCTCAAGAAACTGAACCTCTGGGAACTGCTGGCCCCCTTGCTCTAGCTAGGGATAAGCTGATAGATGGCTCTGGAGAGCCATTTTTTGTTCTCAACAGTGATGTTATCAGCGAGTACCCACTTGAAGAAATGATTGAATTCCATAAAAGCCATGGAGGAGAAGCTTCCATAATGGTAACAAAG GTTGACGAGCCATCGAAATATGGTGTGGTTGTGATGGAGGAGTCCACCGGGCAGGTTGAGAAATTTGTTGAAAAACCAAAACTGTTTGTTGGTAACAAAATCAATGCTGGAATTTATCTGCTGAACCCGTCTGTTTTGGACCGAATTGAGCTGAGGCCCACTTCTATCGAAAAAGAGGTCTTTCCTAAGATTGCTGCAGAGCAAAAGCTATATGCAATGGTTCTGCCTGGATTCTGGATGGACATTGGACAACCAAGGGACTACATTACTGGCCTGAGGCTTTACCTAGACTCATTGAGGAAGAAGTCTTCTTCTAAGCTGGCCAGCGGTTCGAACATTGTGGGGAATGTCATCGTGGATGAGACAGCCAAAATTGGAGAAGGATGTCTCATTGGACCTGATGTCGCGATTGGTCCGGGCTGCATTGTTGAGTCAGGTGTTCGGCTCTCGCGCTGCACAATAATGCGAGGAGTCAGGATTAAGAAGCATGCTTGCATATCCAGCAGTATCATTGGGTGGCATTCCACTGTTGGGCAATGGGCTCGAGTGGAGAATATGACTATCCTTGGCGAAGATGTCCATGTGTGTGATGAAATTTACAGCAATGGTGGTGTGGTTTTGCCCCACAAGGAGATAAAGTCAAGTATTCTGAAGCCAGAGATTGTCATGTGA
- the LOC130733690 gene encoding probable methyltransferase PMT11, whose amino-acid sequence MKASTNGDFLRTTVFLKIAAIFVVAGTFFYLGMHYSDGYQQLIFFTSTTATATTHEVATSPNFNQSFNASSLIESDRNQTQTAKSVQPPPPPVEDPMKKFGVLKDDGTMSEEFEVGDFDPEMVEDWGNETRVEDSGSGQGQGQGQGPRPAVKRFGLCPRSMSEYIPCLDNAEVIEKLESTEKGERFERHCPVEGKGLNCLVPPPKGYRPPVPWPRSRDEVWYSNVPHTRLVEDKGGQNWISRDKDKFKFPGGGTQFIHGADQYLDHIAKMVPDITFGQHIRVALDVGCGVASFGAYLLSRNVVTVSVAPKDVHENQIQFALERGVPAMVAAFATRHLLYPSQAFDLIHCSRCRINWTRDDGILLLEVNRMLRAGGYFVWAAQPVYKHEEALEEQWEEMLNLTTRLCWKLLKKDGYVAIWQKPSDNSCYLNREEGTKPPLCDPSDDPDNVWYVNLKTCISPLPENGYGRNLTRWPARLHTPPDRLQSVKLDGFISRNELFRAESKYWNEIIENYVRGLHWKTMKFRNVMDMRAGFGGFAAAFIDQNLDSWVMNVVPVSGPNTLPVIYDRGLIGVMHDWCEPFDTYPRTYDLLHAANLLSVEKKRCNVSSIMLEMDRILRPGGRAYIRDSLAIMDELVEIAKAIGWQATVRDTSEGPHASYRVLVCDKHLLRG is encoded by the exons ATGAAAGCTTCCACCAATGGCGATTTCCTCAGAACCACCGTTTTCCTCAAGATCGCTGCTATCTTCGTCGTCGCCGGTACCTTCTTCTACCTCGGCATGCACTACTCCGACGGCTACCAGCAGCTCATCTTCTTcacctccaccaccgccaccgccacaacCCACGAGGTCGCCACTTCCCCCAATTTCAACCAATCCTTCAACGCCTCTTCGCTAATCGAATCCGATCGCAACCAGACGCAAACCGCAAAATCAGTAcagccaccgccaccaccggtgGAGGATCCGATGAAGAAATTCGGTGTTCTGAAGGACGATGGCACGATGTCGGAGGAGTTCGAGGTTGGGGATTTTGACCCGGAGATGGTGGAGGATTGGGGGAACGAGACCCGGGTTGAGGATTCGGGTTCGGGTCAGGGTCAGGGTCAGGGTCAGGGTCCGAGACCGGCGGTGAAGAGGTTTGGGTTGTGCCCGCGGAGTATGAGCGAGTATATACCGTGTTTGGATAATGCAGAGGTGATTGAGAAGCTGGAATCTACGGAGAAAGGGGAAAGGTTTGAGAGGCATTGTCCTGTGGAGGGTAAAGGGTTGAATTGCTtggttcctccgcccaaagggTACCGGCCACCGGTTCCGTGGCCTAGAAGCCGAGATGAG GTATGGTATAGTAATGTTCCTCACACACGCCTCGTTGAAGACAAAGGGGGTCAAAATTGGATTTCTAGAGACAAAGATAAGTTTAAGTTTCCAGGTGGTGGTACTCAATTTATACACGGAGCAGATCAATACTTGGACCATATTGCAAAG ATGGTTCCTGACATTACATTTGGTCAGCATATAAGAGTTGCTCTTGATGTTGGCTGTGGCGTAGCCAGTTTTGGTGCGTACTTATTATCACGAAATGTTGTGACCGTGTCTGTTGCTCCCAAGGATGTCCATGAAAATCAGATCCAGTTTGCTCTGGAGCGAGGTGTGCCAGCAATGGTGGCTGCATTTGCAACCAGACATTTATTATATCCAAGTCAAGCTTTTGACTTGATACATTGTTCACGCTGCAGAATTAACTGGACTCGAGATG atggaattttgCTTCTTGAAGTTAATAGAATGCTAAGGGCAGGTGGGTACTTTGTCTGGGCTGCCCAACCAGTTTATAAACATGAGGAAGCTTTGGAAGAACAATGGGAAG AGATGCTTAATCTTACTACTCGTCTTTGCTGGAAGTTGTTGAAAAAAGATGGGTATGTTGCAATATGGCAGAAACCTTCTGACAATAGCTGCTATCTAAACCGTGAGGAAGGAACTAAACCTCCACTTTGTGACCCAAGTGACGACCCAGACAATGTTTG GTATGTTAATCTGAAAACATGCATCTCTCCATTGCCCGAGAATGGATATGGACGAAATCTTACCAGATGGCCTGCACGTTTGCACACTCCACCTGATAGGCTTCAAAGCGTAAAACTTGATGGTTTCATATCCAGAAATGAGCTTTTTAGGGCAGAATCGAAGTATTGGAAtgaaataatagaaaattaTGTTCGTGGATTACACTGGAAGACGATGAAATTTAGAAATGTTATGGACATGAGAGCTGGTTTTGGAGG ATTTGCAGCTGCATTCATTGACCAGAATCTGGACAGCTGGGTTATGAATGTCGTCCCTGTTAGTGGCCCAAACACTTTACCTGTTATATATGACCGTGGGCTGATTGGAGTTATGCATGACTG GTGTGAACCATTTGACACCTATCCAAGAACCTATGATTTACTGCATGCTGCAAACCTACTTTCTGTGGAGAAGAAAAG ATGCAATGTGTCATCAATTATGCTCGAGATGGACCGGATACTGAGACCTGGTGGGCGTGCGTACATCCGTGATTCTCTTGCCATAATGGATGAGCTTGTTGAGATTGCCAAGGCTATAGGCTGGCAAGCGACGGTGCGAGACACATCTGAGGGTCCTCATGCAAGTTACAGGGTCTTGGTTTGTGATAAGCACCTACTACGCGGTTGA
- the LOC130726984 gene encoding NAC domain-containing protein 2-like, with product MDIPNDIQGFDGEAIMQVEELNWIPHGYKFQPEDFELIEYYLKPKINGDTLRLIPGIIHEVDVYTSPPHHLNDIYKHEGERYVYFFTPRNRKYSKGSRPNRVVGEFGFWRATGADRLIRRNNAVIGSRKSLVFYEGKHKEPVKTNWHMQEFTLNKEKNNHQNVSLVASSDASTCKFDDWVLCKIYQKKCQKENSETEEVKKHEVATPTEEVIALENHPVQNHEFQQDQQMDLSSCAIIEDKHRSPFPIPSSYQIPSLPPLPPSLDHENSTFPPFSNSSPPNELVSSLPMLSLYQIRSLPSLPPSLDYENSTFPQFPNSSPPNELVSSLPMLSLYQIPSLPPLPPSLDYENSIFPPFPNSSPPNELVSSLSMLSLYQIPSLPPLPPSLDYENSTFPPFPNSSPPNELVSSLPMLSLYQIPSLPPLPPSLDYENSTFPHFPNSSPPNELVNFDAAMERMGDAGLEFVAWNSLGEVLAAGCSSIGMVISHVAAEATCMRWTLGLARDPGFRRIVLETDCLTFFQAWKRGGVLF from the exons ATGGATATTCCTAATGATATTCAAGGTTTTGATGGTGAGGCCATAATGCAAGTGGAAGAGCTGAACTGGATACCACATGGTTACAAATTCCAGCCTGAGgactttgaattgattgagtACTATTTGAAGCCTAAAATTAATGGTGATACCTTGAGATTAATTCCTGGTATAATTCATGAAGTTGATGTCTATACAAGTCCACCCCACCATCTCAAtg ATATATATAAGCATGAAGGAGAACGATACGTGTATTTTTTCACTCCAAGAAATCGGAAGTATTCAAAGGGAAGTCGTCCAAATCGTGTTGTTGGAGAATTTGGTTTCTGGAGGGCTACCGGAGCAGATCGTCTAATACGGCGGAACAACGCCGTTATTGGATCTAGGAAGTCCTTGGTCTTTTATGAAGGCAAGCATAAAGAACCAGTGAAGACCAATTGGCACATGCAAGAGTTCACTctaaataaagagaaaaataatcaTCAAAATGTGAGTCTTGTGGCGAGTTCAGATGCATCTACATGCAAG TTCGATGATTGGGTTCTTTGcaaaatttatcaaaaaaagTGTCAAAAGGAAAATTCGGAAACTGAAGAAGTGAAGAAACATGAAGTGGCAACACCCACAGAAGAAGTCATTGCTCTAGAGAATCATCCAGTTCAAAACCATGAGTTTCAACAAGATCAACAAATGGACTTATCTTCTTGTGCAATCATAGAGGATAAACATAGATCACCGTTCCCAATACCATCATCGTACCAAATTCCTAgtcttcctcctcttcctccatcACTAGATCATGAAAACTCAACTTTTCCTCCTTTTTCTAACTCATCTCCACCAAATGAACTTGTGAGTTCGCTTCCAATGCTATCATTGTACCAAATTCGAAGCCTTCCTTCTCTTCCTCCATCACTAGATTATGAAAACTCAACTTTTCCCCAATTTCCTAACTCATCTCCACCAAATGAACTTGTGAGTTCGCTTCCAATGCTATCATTGTACCAAATTCCAAgtcttcctcctcttcctccatcACTAGATTATGAAAACTCAATTTTTCCTCCTTTTCCTAACTCATCTCCACCAAATGAACTTGTGAGTTCGCTTTCAATGCTATCATTGTACCAAATTCCAAgtcttcctcctcttcctccatcACTAGATTATGAAAACTCAACTTTTCCTCCTTTTCCTAACTCATCTCCACCAAATGAACTTGTGAGTTCGCTTCCAATGCTATCATTGTACCAAATTCCAAgtcttcctcctcttcctccatcATTAGATTATGAAAACTCAACTTTTCCTCATTTTCCTAACTCATCTCCACCAAATGAACTT GTTAATTTTGATGCAGCTATGGAGCGCATGGGAGATGCTGGACTCGAATTCGTGGCTTGGAACTCTCTTGGTGAGGTGCTTGCGGCTGGATGCTCCTCCATTGGCATGGTGATATCTCATGTTGCGGCGGAAGCCACTTGCATGAGGTGGACTTTGGGCTTGGCTAGGGACCCTGGTTTTCGTCGGATTGTGTTGGAGACGGACTGTCTGACGTTTTTTCAAGCGTGGAAACGGGGGGGTGTTCTATTCTAG
- the LOC130733691 gene encoding uncharacterized protein LOC130733691, whose translation MDLTNLTTDFLPRTLNPSSPYLLCSSITPFPNSTNLKFQPHKRFAVVSFSRNPNKQVSKFPISLCPTQDNACRRDLRSYAGRSKKKPGGGSGRIEGNAEFRRKIKRNARIKSKKYAESLFYRLKNPRGGGNHADNFSEDLLQQIGLGYDRMVRFMEKDDPNIRHPNDWYKYGEYGPYSWRGVVIGDPVRGRITDECVTIISEVKDHEEWEEIEQGEMEQDYGEKVKKLDQSKLRYFWVFIRHPKWRISELPWQQWTLVSEVVLEAGKQRLDKWSLMGRLGNTARSLIGKCAAWMRPDIIYVKKPVFQCRFEPQDNFFRAIVPFLDPSTEDNYLFELQNDDGTVETCTYYGGLCKIVKVNQKAFVDDVVNAYQKLSDEKKSKCLEFLLTNHPVPLLHPYTKEWKAKLEEMELGCDAPDEDADDMVGDPEETEILDWIEDEGNDDDEEENEEDEEEEEIDDDEDEDVVMDMEENEDGKFHAMKEDTPIEEDLKDLKKEFQNATSGADAMENWARRSLEISNKYYKSQMMTKEAEQQTAHSVDDGDETAMRGKRAKVSPDEWNIAGIGPWRKKIKRSKIPPELFLRAVVRPFTYRNLVKEIVLTRHAILDGDIGSSKG comes from the coding sequence ATGGACCTCACCAATCTTACAACTGACTTCTTGCCTAGAACCCTCAACCCATCTTCACCTTACCTCCTATGTTCTTCTATTACACCTTTCCCCAACTCCACAAACCTCAAATTCCAACCGCACAAACGCTTTGCCGTTGTCTCGTTCTCGCGAAACCCTAATAAACAAGTTAGTAAGTTCCCTATTTCACTATGCCCTACTCAAGATAATGCCTGCAGGAGAGACCTCCGGTCTTATGCGGGCCGTAGCAAGAAGAAGCCTGGTGGTGGTTCTGGTCGAATTGAAGGCAATGCTGAGTTCCGAAGAAAGATAAAGCGCAATGCCAGGATCAAAAGCAAGAAGTATGCTGAGTCTTTATTCTACCGGCTCAAAAACCCGAGGGGAGGTGGGAATCATGCTGATAACTTCTCTGAGGATTTGCTTCAACAAATTGGGCTTGGGTATGATCGAATGGTCCGGTTCATGGAGAAGGATGATCCAAATATACGCCATCCGAATGATTGGTATAAGTATGGCGAGTACGGACCCTACTCTTGGCGTGGAGTTGTTATTGGGGATCCGGTTCGCGGCAGGATAACAGATGAGTGTGTGACGATAATCAGTGAAGTGAAGGATCATGAGGAGTGGGAGGAGATTGAGCAGGGTGAAATGGAACAAGATTATGGGGAAAAAGTGAAGAAGCTGGATCAAAGTAAATTAAGGTATTTTTGGGTATTCATAAGGCACCCGAAATGGAGAATCTCGGAACTTCCTTGGCAGCAATGGACATTGGTTAGTGAAGTAGTGCTTGAAGCTGGTAAACAGAGATTAGATAAGTGGAGTTTGATGGGTAGACTTGGGAACACGGCCAGGTCATTGATAGGGAAATGTGCAGCTTGGATGAGACCTGATATTATATATGTGAAGAAGCCAGTTTTCCAGTGCAGGTTTGAGCCACAAGATAACTTTTTTAGGGCAATAGTTCCATTTCTTGATCCTAGCACAGAAGATAATTATCTTTTTGAGTTACAAAATGATGATGGTACTGTTGAGACATGTACTTATTATGGTGGATTGTGTAAGATTGTGAAAGTGAATCAAAAGGCATTTGTTGATGATGTGGTTAATGCATACCAAAAATTGAGTGATGAGAAAAAGTCGAAATGTTTGGAGTTTCTGTTGACCAATCATCCAGTGCCACTGTTACATCCATATACTAAAGAGTGGAAGGCTAAGTTGGAAGAGATGGAGCTGGGTTGTGATGCCCCTGATGAAGATGCTGATGATATGGTTGGTGATCCTGAGGAAACTGAGATTCTAGATTGGATTGAGGATGAAGGTAACgatgatgatgaggaggagaatgaggaggatgaggaggaggaggagattgatgatgatgaagacgaAGATGTTGTTATGGAcatggaagaaaatgaagatggtaAATTTCATGCCATGAAAGAGGATACTCCTATAGAAGAAGATTTGAAGGACTTGAAGAAGGAGTTTCAAAACGCAACAAGTGGTGCAGACGCAATGGAAAATTGGGCAAGGAGGAGTCTTGAGATCTCTAACAAATATTATAAGAGTCAAATGATGACGAAGGAAGCAGAGCAACAAACAGCGCATTCAGTTGATGATGGAGATGAAACCGCCATGAGAGGAAAGCGAGCAAAGGTTAGTCCAGATGAGTGGAATATTGCCGGGATTGGCCCATGGAGGAAAAAGATCAAGAGGAGCAAAATTCCTCCAGAGCTATTTTTGAGAGCAGTTGTTAGACCATTCACTTACAGAAATCTTGTTAAAGAGATTGTTTTAACTAGGCATGCAATTTTGGACGGTGATATTGGTAGCAGCAAAGGTTAA